In the Octopus sinensis linkage group LG17, ASM634580v1, whole genome shotgun sequence genome, one interval contains:
- the LOC115220990 gene encoding uncharacterized protein LOC115220990 encodes MEDTHIPNVYEYGDMNFTDMEPHPVTLSGMFLASLISAIVMFLFNGFLLFVIVQDRCSYRKAKCLASLNYILNYAFFALFYYFYTVHIHMYPDMPRSSCAFIIFLYLVLEDGTKYFIFPLCIDFIVQHFMPNQHQKRKFIYFQLILIGGIWGVIFLKEIALSSSQPENEIPFCIVMLSDVIIYSQLICTILFLCAVVVCLSLLLYIAIRNEEKPWKSFNVMGAVAVISVLLIVVHVISMSSTITMLAFIDSNGNNNSMAKTSSIVHFIGSLLIPFAWLCDGAIRQSIWKLFTGKRSTPENQTVNELTTEID; translated from the coding sequence ATGGAGGACACTCATATCCCTAACGTTTATGAATACGGAGATATGAATTTTACGGACATGGAACCACATCCAGTAACACTCTCCGGGATGTTTTTGGCTTCTTTAATTTCTGCCATCGTCATGTTCCTGTTCAATGGATTCCTACTGTTTGTCATTGTTCAAGATCGTTGCTCttacagaaaagcaaaatgcCTGGCTTCCTTAAACTATATACTCAACTATgcgttttttgctttgttttactaCTTCTATACGGTGCATATCCATATGTATCCAGACATGCCACGCAGTAGTTGtgcttttatcatatttttataccTCGTGCTGGAAGATGggacaaaatatttcatatttccgCTCTGTATCGATTTCATAGTGCAACATTTCATGCCCAATCAACATCAAAAACggaaattcatttattttcagttaattttaattgGCGGTATATGGGGTGTAATATTTCTTAAAGAGATTGCTCTCTCTTCTAGCCAACCAGAAAACGAGATCCCTTTCTGTATTGTTATGCTGTCAGACGTTATAATATATAGTCAGCTAATTTGTACGATATTATTCCTTTGTGCTGTTGTCGTCTGCCTCAGTTTGCTATTGTATATTGCTATCAGAAACGAAGAGAAACCTTGGAAATCATTCAACGTGATGGGCGCGGTGGCGGTAATCAGTGTTCTTCTAATTGTAGTACACGTAATATCTATGTCGTCCACCATCACAATGTTAGCTTTCATTGACtccaacggcaacaacaacagtatggcAAAAACGTCTTCTATTGTTCATTTCATAGGATCGTTATTGATACCGTTCGCTTGGCTCTGTGACGGCGCCATACGACAGAGTATATGGAAACTATTTACCGGAAAGCGCTCAACACCGGAAAACCAAACCGTGAACGAATTAACCACCGAAATTGACTGA